One region of Demequina sp. TMPB413 genomic DNA includes:
- the typA gene encoding translational GTPase TypA, whose amino-acid sequence MSVRSDLRNVAIVAHVDHGKTTLVDAMLRQGGAYGDHAHVEDRAMDSGDLEREKGITILAKNTAIRYTGASAGPDGVTINVIDTPGHADFGGEVERGLSMVDGVVLLVDASEGPLPQTRFVLRKALAAHLPVIIVVNKVDRPDSRIVEVVNETHDLLLSLASDLHDDVPDLDIDALLEVPVVYASAKAGIASLTQPADGSLPEGENLLPLFETIMERVPAPTYEEGAPLQAHVTNLDASPFLGRLALLRVYNGEIRKGQMVAWARADGTMKTVKITELLETKGLERMPAESAGPGSIVAVAGIEDITIGETLTDVNDPRPLPLITVDDPAISMTIGINTSPLAGRVKGHKVTARQVKDRLDKELVGNVSIRVLPTERPDSWEVQGRGELALAILVEQMRREGFELTVGKPQVVTREVGGKVHEPMEHMTIDVPEEHLGAITQLLASRKGRMESMANHGTGWVRMEFIVPARGLIGFRSTFLTDTRGTGIASSISHGYEPWAGPIEYRSSGSLVADRAGVVTTNALTYLDSRGTFFVGPTEDVYEGMVVGENARSEDMDVNICKEKKLDNIRSSTSEKLETLSPPRRLTLEESLEFAGDDECVEVTPEKVRIRKVILDQTERGRAASRAKRQNA is encoded by the coding sequence ATGTCCGTGCGCTCCGACTTGCGCAACGTCGCCATCGTCGCCCACGTTGATCATGGCAAGACCACTCTCGTCGACGCCATGTTGCGACAGGGTGGCGCGTACGGCGACCACGCTCACGTGGAAGACCGCGCCATGGACTCTGGCGACCTCGAGCGCGAAAAGGGCATCACGATTCTCGCCAAGAACACGGCGATTCGCTACACGGGAGCCTCCGCGGGCCCGGACGGCGTCACGATCAACGTGATCGACACCCCCGGCCACGCCGACTTTGGCGGCGAGGTCGAGCGAGGGCTCTCCATGGTCGACGGCGTCGTCCTGCTGGTGGATGCCTCAGAGGGTCCGCTTCCGCAGACCCGCTTTGTGCTGCGCAAGGCGCTCGCGGCGCACCTGCCCGTCATCATCGTCGTCAACAAGGTCGACCGCCCCGACTCCCGCATCGTCGAGGTGGTCAACGAGACTCACGACTTGCTGCTGTCTCTCGCTTCTGACCTTCACGACGACGTCCCTGACCTCGACATTGACGCGCTGCTCGAAGTGCCGGTCGTGTACGCCTCGGCCAAGGCCGGCATTGCTTCGCTGACGCAACCGGCCGACGGCTCCCTCCCTGAGGGCGAAAACCTCCTGCCGCTCTTCGAGACGATCATGGAGCGCGTCCCCGCGCCGACGTATGAGGAGGGCGCGCCGCTCCAGGCGCACGTCACGAACCTCGACGCCTCGCCCTTCCTTGGCCGACTCGCCTTGCTGCGCGTCTACAACGGCGAGATCCGCAAGGGTCAGATGGTTGCCTGGGCAAGGGCAGACGGCACCATGAAGACCGTCAAAATCACCGAACTCTTGGAGACCAAGGGACTCGAGCGGATGCCGGCCGAATCGGCGGGACCTGGTTCGATCGTCGCCGTCGCAGGGATCGAAGACATCACCATCGGCGAGACCCTGACGGATGTCAACGACCCCAGGCCGCTCCCGCTCATCACGGTGGACGACCCCGCCATCTCGATGACAATCGGCATCAACACCTCTCCCTTGGCCGGTCGGGTCAAGGGACATAAGGTCACCGCGCGCCAGGTCAAGGACCGTCTCGACAAGGAACTCGTCGGAAACGTGTCCATCAGGGTGCTGCCTACCGAACGCCCCGACTCGTGGGAAGTGCAGGGCAGGGGAGAACTCGCGCTCGCCATCCTGGTCGAGCAGATGCGTCGCGAGGGCTTCGAGCTCACCGTCGGTAAGCCCCAGGTGGTCACGCGTGAAGTGGGCGGCAAGGTTCACGAGCCCATGGAACACATGACGATCGACGTTCCCGAGGAGCACCTTGGCGCGATCACCCAGTTGCTGGCATCGCGCAAGGGCCGCATGGAGTCCATGGCGAACCACGGCACCGGCTGGGTTCGTATGGAGTTCATCGTCCCGGCGCGCGGCCTGATCGGCTTCCGGTCCACGTTCCTCACTGATACGCGCGGAACAGGCATCGCGTCGTCGATCTCCCACGGCTACGAGCCATGGGCCGGGCCCATCGAGTATCGGTCCTCCGGATCGCTCGTGGCCGACCGCGCAGGCGTCGTCACCACCAACGCGCTCACGTACCTCGACTCTCGCGGCACCTTCTTTGTGGGGCCCACCGAGGACGTGTACGAGGGCATGGTCGTGGGTGAGAACGCGCGTTCAGAGGACATGGACGTCAACATCTGCAAGGAAAAGAAGCTCGACAACATTCGCTCGTCGACCAGCGAGAAGTTGGAGACCCTGAGCCCTCCCCGCCGTCTCACGCTCGAAGAGTCGCTTGAGTTTGCTGGCGACGACGAGTGCGTCGAGGTCACTCCTGAGAAGGTGCGCATCCGCAAGGTGATCCTGGACCAGACCGAGCGCGGGCGTGCCGCCTCTCGGGCCAAGCGCCAGAACGCGTGA
- a CDS encoding DUF952 domain-containing protein, translating into MEMWHLALTRDWESALSAGEYRVSTLGATLDDVGFIHCSRPHQAPGVAERFYTRVFEPLSILVLDDDAMRAAGVEVRDEDAGGGEFFPHIYGPIDPSLVRKVLPARIADGQLVVE; encoded by the coding sequence ATGGAGATGTGGCACCTTGCCTTGACGCGCGATTGGGAATCGGCGCTGAGCGCTGGTGAGTATCGGGTGTCAACCCTCGGGGCGACGCTCGACGACGTGGGCTTCATTCACTGCTCGCGACCTCACCAGGCGCCTGGCGTGGCGGAGCGCTTCTACACGCGCGTGTTCGAGCCGCTCAGCATCCTGGTCTTGGATGACGACGCTATGCGTGCCGCAGGCGTTGAGGTGCGCGACGAAGATGCCGGCGGTGGAGAGTTCTTTCCCCACATCTACGGCCCCATTGACCCCTCATTGGTACGCAAGGTGTTGCCCGCGCGCATTGCCGATGGCCAGCTCGTTGTCGAGTGA
- the fdxA gene encoding ferredoxin — protein MTYVIALPCVDLKDKACIDECPVDCIYEGERMLYIHPDECVDCGACEPVCPVEAIYYEDDVPDKWSDYYGANVEFFSEIGSPGGAAKMGQIAHDHDLIKALPPQNV, from the coding sequence GTGACGTACGTCATCGCCTTGCCGTGTGTAGACCTCAAGGACAAGGCCTGCATCGACGAGTGTCCGGTCGACTGCATCTATGAGGGCGAGCGAATGCTCTACATCCACCCCGACGAGTGCGTCGACTGTGGTGCGTGCGAGCCGGTGTGTCCTGTCGAGGCGATCTACTACGAAGACGACGTGCCTGACAAGTGGTCCGACTACTACGGCGCCAACGTGGAGTTCTTCTCCGAGATTGGTTCGCCAGGCGGCGCCGCCAAGATGGGCCAGATTGCGCACGACCACGACCTCATCAAGGCCCTTCCTCCGCAGAACGTATAG
- a CDS encoding citrate synthase — MTQVNDARLTVDGSTFELDIERASIGNDGISVSNLLRDTGMVTVDPGFTNTASCESAITYIDGENGVLRYRGYPIEQLAEHSTFLEVAYLLIHGQLPTEAELTAFNNRVARHMHVHEGIKTFLGAFPRNAHPMAVLSGAVSALSTFYPESVGRGEYEIELATVQLLAKTAVVISYLQRRVTGGELIEPRPGGLYVDEFMRVAFSGPDGELDIDPTVRRALDLLLILHADHEQNCSTSTVRIVGSSQANIYASVSAGIGALSGPLHGGANEAALKMFDQIKESGDSIEQFVTKVKDKAEGARLMGFGHRVYKSHDPRGTVVKRIADQVLDQLGGNNETFDMAKRLEEIALSDDYFIERKLYPNVDFYTGLVYSAMKFPVPMFTPLFALGRMPGWIAHYREMMNDPQTKIGRPRQIYTGVVERDYVPMAQR; from the coding sequence ATGACTCAGGTCAACGACGCCCGGCTCACTGTGGATGGTTCCACCTTCGAGTTGGACATCGAGCGCGCATCGATCGGCAACGACGGCATCTCGGTGAGCAACCTGTTGCGCGACACCGGAATGGTGACGGTGGATCCTGGTTTCACGAATACCGCTTCATGTGAGAGTGCGATCACCTATATCGACGGCGAGAACGGCGTGTTGCGTTACCGCGGCTACCCGATTGAGCAGTTGGCCGAGCACTCGACGTTCCTCGAGGTTGCGTACCTGTTGATTCATGGTCAGCTTCCGACCGAAGCGGAGTTGACGGCCTTCAACAATCGCGTGGCGCGTCACATGCATGTGCATGAGGGCATCAAGACGTTCCTCGGCGCCTTCCCGCGCAATGCGCACCCCATGGCTGTCTTGTCGGGCGCCGTGAGTGCGCTCAGCACGTTCTACCCGGAGTCGGTGGGGCGCGGCGAGTACGAGATCGAGTTGGCGACGGTGCAGTTGCTGGCAAAGACGGCTGTGGTGATCTCATACCTTCAGCGGCGCGTGACGGGTGGCGAGTTGATTGAGCCCCGCCCGGGTGGCCTCTACGTCGACGAGTTCATGAGGGTGGCCTTTTCTGGTCCCGATGGCGAGTTGGACATCGATCCAACGGTGCGCCGTGCTCTTGACCTGTTGCTCATTCTTCACGCCGACCACGAGCAGAACTGTTCGACATCGACCGTGCGCATCGTCGGCTCGTCCCAAGCAAACATCTACGCATCTGTGTCGGCAGGCATCGGCGCCCTCTCGGGCCCGCTCCATGGCGGCGCCAACGAGGCTGCTCTCAAGATGTTCGACCAGATCAAGGAGTCTGGCGACTCGATCGAGCAGTTTGTGACGAAGGTCAAGGACAAGGCCGAGGGTGCTCGCCTGATGGGCTTTGGGCACCGCGTCTACAAGTCGCACGACCCGCGCGGCACGGTGGTCAAGCGGATCGCCGACCAGGTCCTTGATCAGCTTGGCGGTAACAACGAGACGTTCGACATGGCCAAGCGGCTCGAAGAGATCGCGCTGAGCGACGACTACTTCATCGAGCGCAAGTTGTACCCGAACGTCGACTTCTACACGGGTCTGGTGTACTCCGCCATGAAGTTCCCCGTGCCGATGTTCACGCCGCTCTTCGCGTTGGGCCGGATGCCGGGATGGATTGCCCATTACCGCGAGATGATGAACGACCCGCAGACCAAGATCGGCCGCCCGCGCCAGATCTACACGGGCGTCGTCGAGCGGGACTACGTTCCGATGGCTCAGCGCTAG
- the dapC gene encoding succinyldiaminopimelate transaminase, which yields MGLEASALPDFPWDSLTPFVECASAHPDGIVNLSVGTPVDPTPLVVRDALARAADAPGYPTAHGTPALREAVAQWFARRRRVPGVNPDGVLPTIGSKELVALLPALLGLKDGDVVVHPTVAYPTYDVGARLAGATPFPADDVAEWEGNRAVKLVWVNSPSNPTGAVADAAALREVVEAARAIGAVVASDECYAELPWLEPWISEGVPSILDPTVSGSDHTGLLALYSLSKQSNLAGYRAAFAAGDPALISGLLETRRHSGMMMPTPVQAAMAAALADDAHVAAQREVYRARREVLLPALREAGFAIDDSAAGLYLWSSRGEDCWDTISWLADRGIVAAPGVFYGKAGSRHVRVALTASDERIAAAARRLVNNK from the coding sequence ATGGGCCTTGAGGCGTCGGCGCTTCCCGACTTTCCATGGGACTCGCTGACCCCGTTTGTCGAGTGCGCGTCCGCGCACCCCGACGGCATCGTCAACCTTTCTGTGGGCACGCCGGTCGACCCGACGCCGCTTGTGGTGAGGGACGCGCTCGCGCGGGCGGCGGACGCGCCGGGGTATCCGACGGCGCACGGCACACCCGCGCTGCGCGAGGCGGTCGCACAATGGTTCGCGCGCCGGCGGCGCGTGCCGGGCGTGAACCCCGACGGCGTGCTGCCGACGATCGGTTCCAAAGAGCTCGTGGCGCTGTTGCCTGCGCTCCTCGGCCTCAAGGACGGGGACGTGGTGGTTCACCCCACGGTCGCCTATCCCACGTACGACGTGGGCGCCCGGCTGGCGGGGGCGACGCCCTTCCCGGCCGACGATGTGGCGGAGTGGGAGGGGAACAGGGCGGTCAAGCTCGTATGGGTCAACTCGCCGTCGAATCCCACTGGCGCCGTCGCGGACGCCGCTGCGCTGCGAGAGGTGGTCGAGGCGGCGAGAGCGATCGGCGCCGTCGTGGCATCGGACGAATGCTATGCCGAGCTTCCGTGGCTTGAGCCGTGGATCAGCGAAGGTGTGCCCTCGATCTTGGACCCCACGGTTTCGGGGAGTGATCACACCGGCCTGTTGGCCCTGTATTCGCTGTCCAAGCAGTCGAATCTTGCGGGCTACCGTGCCGCCTTCGCTGCGGGTGACCCGGCGCTGATCAGCGGTCTGCTGGAGACCCGCAGGCACTCGGGCATGATGATGCCGACGCCGGTCCAGGCGGCCATGGCGGCGGCATTGGCTGACGACGCGCACGTGGCGGCTCAGCGAGAGGTGTACCGGGCGCGCAGGGAGGTCCTGCTGCCTGCGCTGCGCGAGGCGGGTTTCGCCATCGATGACTCCGCCGCGGGGTTGTACCTGTGGTCGTCGCGAGGCGAGGATTGCTGGGACACCATTTCGTGGCTAGCGGACCGTGGCATCGTCGCGGCGCCTGGTGTTTTCTATGGGAAGGCGGGCTCTCGTCACGTGCGGGTTGCGCTCACCGCGAGCGACGAACGCATTGCCGCCGCAGCCCGTAGGCTCGTCAACAACAAGTAA
- a CDS encoding methyl-accepting chemotaxis protein codes for MALLAPIRRSSETGKNALLERASHLRASIDALPVQVFLADPQGDIVYANKNALDTLREIDGPIKREFGVDANTVIGSNLKAFHRPGAFTSDPNVFPRTSTLTFDDTTLTTITDRVVDESGKMIGLAVVWNNDSTAIRVREASVETSSRLLSLGDNLEALTTQLTLQAANTAEGAQTAAAAVEEMSASVQEIANSATQAVTVAREAVTAAGTASDRVAQLDTSSQEIGVVVKLITSIAEQTNLLALNATIEAARAGEAGKGFAVVASEVKELARETAEATQRITEMIGTLQEDSAHVTTALTAITDLIHQISDAQTSIAGAVEQQSATTNEISRSVNDVAQTAEATTHDISAIVDQLDMVHDASKALRELSTAE; via the coding sequence ATGGCACTCCTCGCGCCCATTCGCCGCTCCTCAGAGACAGGCAAGAACGCGCTGCTTGAGCGTGCTTCACACCTTCGTGCGAGCATCGACGCTCTCCCTGTGCAGGTTTTCCTGGCGGACCCCCAAGGTGACATCGTCTACGCCAACAAGAATGCGCTCGACACCCTGCGAGAGATCGACGGACCGATTAAGCGTGAGTTTGGCGTCGACGCCAATACGGTGATCGGCAGCAACCTGAAGGCGTTCCACCGCCCGGGGGCCTTCACATCGGACCCCAACGTGTTCCCGCGCACGAGCACCCTCACTTTTGACGACACCACCCTGACGACGATCACCGACCGCGTCGTCGACGAGTCAGGCAAGATGATCGGCCTGGCCGTCGTATGGAACAACGACTCGACCGCGATCCGAGTGCGCGAAGCGTCCGTGGAAACGTCGAGCAGGTTGCTGTCGCTCGGCGACAACCTTGAGGCGCTGACCACCCAATTGACTCTGCAGGCCGCCAACACCGCCGAAGGCGCCCAGACGGCGGCAGCCGCAGTGGAAGAGATGAGCGCCTCTGTTCAAGAGATCGCCAACTCCGCCACGCAGGCGGTGACTGTGGCACGCGAGGCCGTCACGGCCGCAGGCACCGCCTCCGACAGGGTCGCCCAACTCGACACGTCAAGCCAAGAAATCGGCGTCGTCGTCAAGCTCATCACGTCGATTGCCGAGCAGACCAACCTGCTCGCCCTCAACGCCACGATCGAGGCGGCCAGGGCTGGCGAGGCTGGCAAGGGGTTTGCCGTGGTCGCTTCCGAGGTCAAGGAGCTCGCACGGGAGACCGCAGAGGCCACGCAGCGCATCACCGAGATGATCGGCACCCTCCAAGAGGACAGCGCCCACGTCACCACCGCCCTGACGGCGATCACAGACCTCATTCACCAGATCTCGGACGCCCAGACCTCCATCGCGGGCGCAGTGGAGCAGCAAAGCGCCACCACCAACGAGATCTCTCGTTCGGTGAATGACGTCGCACAAACGGCCGAGGCAACGACTCACGACATCTCGGCGATCGTTGACCAGCTCGACATGGTTCACGACGCGTCGAAGGCATTGCGAGAGCTCTCGACCGCGGAGTAG
- a CDS encoding VanW family protein: MPMPPMPPTVVAPNASFFGEVRVEDVIRPLEDPGPARQSAPLEAVPVPAELLAAGRDEVEAEPEPEPEPEPEPEPEPEPEPEPEPEPEPEPEPEREPEPEPEPAPEPEPEPEPEPAPEPEPEPAPEPEPEPAHAPKRHRALAALGVLAALLIAAYIGAQAWATQSVASGVTVLDLELGGLSASEARDALEAKAQEVNASAIRLDAAGVAAELLPSEAGLRMDASATHEALVGFTLDPRRLLAHLNGGGSIDPVVVTDRTELAGAVAEAADFLDRRAQDAEVALDGARVVVEGGTPSIDVDREATVDIIAESWPATATLEAAAEVTYPEIPRVEALEFQAEVNNQLFAAPVTLVGPNGHIELEPERWAEFASVDTADGELSLVVDGEALAAQILAEQPTLNSEARGARASFDAAHQIVTEQGQPGRAINVDMLGERVVHAAAQAAHTSAIPYEVTSAAPEGEELPVDDFKQIVASFDTPLTWDSIRTRNLARGAELVSGTVLMPGEEFNLWNTLSPITLANGYYSSGILVNGIHTEGVGGGLSQMATTSYNAAYFAGYEILQFRPHSVWFDRYPAGRESTIYENSTNVRFRNDTPYAAILNSYVQDNRIYVDIWSTPHYKVETSSSGKYNVVAAGSREVSSPECVESARGNNGFTITNTRTVYFLDGEVAKPADPFTWTYRPDHAVVCVD, encoded by the coding sequence ATGCCGATGCCGCCGATGCCCCCGACGGTGGTTGCGCCCAACGCCTCCTTCTTTGGCGAGGTGCGCGTCGAGGATGTCATCCGACCGTTGGAGGACCCTGGGCCTGCGCGCCAGAGCGCCCCTCTCGAGGCTGTGCCGGTTCCCGCGGAGCTTCTGGCCGCGGGCCGGGATGAGGTCGAGGCGGAGCCCGAGCCGGAGCCGGAGCCGGAGCCTGAGCCGGAGCCTGAGCCGGAGCCCGAGCCTGAGCCTGAGCCTGAGCCGGAGCCTGAGCCTGAGCCGGAACGGGAACCGGAACCTGAGCCTGAGCCAGCACCGGAACCCGAGCCTGAGCCGGAGCCTGAGCCAGCACCGGAACCCGAGCCTGAGCCAGCACCGGAGCCCGAACCCGAACCCGCCCACGCCCCCAAACGGCACCGTGCGTTGGCCGCTCTCGGAGTCCTTGCGGCACTGCTGATTGCCGCGTACATCGGTGCCCAAGCGTGGGCGACCCAGTCGGTCGCGTCGGGCGTGACAGTGCTCGACCTCGAGCTCGGCGGCCTCTCTGCCAGCGAGGCACGGGATGCGCTCGAAGCGAAGGCCCAGGAGGTCAACGCGTCAGCAATCCGGCTCGACGCCGCGGGTGTCGCCGCCGAGTTGCTGCCAAGCGAGGCCGGGCTCCGGATGGATGCGTCCGCAACCCACGAGGCACTCGTTGGCTTCACGCTCGACCCAAGGCGCTTGCTGGCTCACCTGAATGGCGGGGGTTCCATCGACCCCGTGGTGGTGACCGACAGAACTGAACTGGCGGGCGCCGTGGCCGAGGCGGCCGACTTCCTGGATCGCCGTGCGCAAGACGCAGAGGTTGCTCTCGACGGCGCGCGAGTGGTCGTCGAGGGAGGCACGCCTTCGATCGATGTGGACCGCGAAGCGACGGTGGACATCATCGCCGAATCTTGGCCAGCCACCGCGACTCTCGAAGCAGCCGCCGAGGTCACCTATCCCGAGATCCCTCGAGTCGAAGCGCTTGAGTTTCAAGCCGAGGTCAACAATCAGCTCTTCGCTGCGCCGGTGACGCTCGTGGGCCCAAACGGCCACATTGAATTGGAGCCGGAGCGTTGGGCTGAGTTCGCCAGCGTCGACACCGCCGACGGAGAACTGAGTCTCGTCGTGGACGGGGAGGCCCTCGCGGCCCAAATACTCGCGGAACAGCCGACGCTCAACAGCGAGGCACGCGGAGCTCGCGCGAGCTTTGACGCGGCGCATCAGATCGTCACCGAGCAAGGCCAGCCCGGCAGAGCGATCAACGTGGACATGCTGGGGGAGCGCGTCGTCCACGCTGCCGCACAGGCTGCCCACACGTCGGCAATTCCCTACGAGGTGACGTCCGCTGCCCCTGAAGGCGAAGAACTGCCTGTCGACGATTTCAAGCAGATCGTAGCGTCGTTCGATACGCCCTTGACGTGGGACAGTATCCGCACACGCAATCTCGCGCGCGGCGCGGAACTCGTGTCGGGCACGGTGCTCATGCCAGGTGAAGAGTTCAACCTCTGGAACACGCTGAGCCCGATCACTCTCGCGAACGGCTACTACAGTTCCGGAATCCTGGTCAACGGAATCCACACCGAGGGAGTGGGCGGCGGCCTGTCGCAGATGGCGACGACGTCCTACAACGCCGCCTACTTTGCAGGTTACGAGATTCTTCAGTTCCGTCCGCACTCCGTGTGGTTTGACCGCTATCCCGCTGGCCGGGAGTCGACCATCTACGAGAACTCCACCAACGTGCGCTTCCGCAACGACACCCCGTACGCCGCGATCCTGAACTCATACGTCCAGGACAACCGCATCTACGTGGACATCTGGTCGACTCCTCACTACAAGGTCGAAACCTCAAGCAGCGGCAAGTACAACGTCGTCGCTGCAGGCTCTCGCGAGGTCAGTAGCCCCGAGTGCGTGGAGTCTGCGCGGGGCAATAACGGCTTCACGATCACGAACACTCGCACCGTCTACTTCCTCGACGGGGAAGTGGCCAAGCCAGCCGATCCCTTCACCTGGACCTACCGCCCAGACCACGCCGTCGTCTGCGTGGACTAG
- a CDS encoding DMT family transporter: protein MTALTNDAPPSALAGGLGLAMASAASFGLSGSLARGLMDTGWTAGAATLARVVIASAVLLVPGILAMRGRWGALRTAWRTVAAYGLFAVAGAQLFYFLAVGHLDVGIALLIEYTAPIAVVLFLWVRKGHKPGPLTAVGAVIAALGMVLLLNVVGGGSVSLVGVGWALAAMVGASVYFVVSSDTSTGLPPIALATGGLLVAAAALGLAAIAGVLPVRFAAETVQLVPFDAPWWVVVALLGAVSASLAYVTGIAGTRMLGARLASFVALMEVVAATGFAWFLLAQTPLPIQWAGAGLVLTGVVVVKLGERAPIMDTAVPGIGAPARPQRRRRVFPMERRAKVPAKTS, encoded by the coding sequence ATGACCGCTTTGACCAATGACGCGCCGCCGTCAGCCCTCGCGGGAGGCCTCGGCCTGGCGATGGCATCCGCCGCCTCCTTCGGCCTGTCGGGCAGCCTTGCCCGCGGCCTGATGGATACCGGCTGGACGGCGGGAGCGGCGACGCTTGCCCGCGTCGTCATCGCAAGCGCTGTACTCCTCGTTCCAGGCATCCTTGCGATGCGGGGTCGGTGGGGAGCGCTCCGGACTGCTTGGCGCACGGTCGCGGCATATGGACTCTTCGCCGTGGCAGGAGCGCAACTGTTCTACTTCCTCGCGGTCGGCCATCTTGACGTGGGAATCGCACTCCTCATCGAGTACACCGCGCCGATCGCGGTCGTGCTGTTCCTATGGGTGCGCAAGGGGCACAAGCCGGGTCCGCTCACCGCGGTGGGAGCCGTCATCGCCGCCCTGGGAATGGTGCTGCTCCTCAACGTGGTCGGTGGAGGGAGCGTCAGCCTGGTGGGGGTCGGTTGGGCACTCGCGGCGATGGTTGGGGCGTCCGTGTACTTCGTCGTGTCCTCCGACACGTCAACGGGTCTGCCCCCGATCGCGCTGGCCACGGGGGGACTGCTCGTGGCCGCTGCCGCTCTGGGCCTGGCCGCCATCGCGGGCGTGCTGCCTGTCAGGTTCGCTGCCGAGACGGTCCAACTTGTCCCGTTCGACGCCCCCTGGTGGGTGGTCGTCGCGCTGCTTGGCGCCGTCTCCGCTTCGCTCGCGTACGTCACCGGGATCGCTGGCACGCGCATGCTTGGCGCCAGGCTCGCGTCGTTCGTAGCGCTCATGGAAGTCGTTGCTGCTACGGGCTTCGCATGGTTCCTTCTCGCGCAGACGCCGCTACCCATTCAGTGGGCAGGGGCAGGGCTCGTGCTGACCGGCGTCGTGGTCGTCAAGCTCGGCGAGCGCGCGCCCATCATGGACACCGCGGTTCCCGGCATCGGCGCGCCTGCCCGCCCGCAACGGCGACGCAGGGTCTTCCCCATGGAGCGTCGCGCAAAGGTTCCTGCGAAAACCAGCTGA
- a CDS encoding CGNR zinc finger domain-containing protein, with the protein MVFASDTAEALEAAVRLANTELEPDTLTTLEELEAFFDEFGYTGSRPTAGDLEPVRAIRHPLHLIFTATRDEAVPLVNAILEQQRAIPQLVRHGDVDWHIHATTDDRPLAERILVETAMAMVDVIRADEMSRFDRCESDDCEGVVFDLSRNRSRKYCSTTCTNKAAVAAYRARQAESA; encoded by the coding sequence ATGGTTTTTGCAAGTGACACGGCCGAGGCGCTCGAGGCCGCCGTGAGGCTCGCGAACACGGAGTTGGAGCCGGACACACTCACCACGCTCGAGGAACTCGAGGCCTTCTTTGACGAGTTCGGCTACACGGGCTCGCGCCCGACCGCGGGCGACCTCGAGCCGGTACGCGCGATTCGCCACCCGTTACACCTCATCTTCACGGCGACTCGCGATGAAGCAGTGCCGCTCGTCAACGCCATCCTCGAGCAGCAGCGCGCCATCCCCCAGCTGGTGCGTCACGGGGACGTCGACTGGCACATTCACGCGACCACGGATGACCGCCCTCTTGCCGAGCGCATTCTCGTGGAGACGGCGATGGCCATGGTCGACGTGATCCGCGCGGATGAGATGAGCCGCTTCGACCGCTGCGAGAGCGACGATTGCGAAGGGGTGGTCTTTGACCTTTCCCGCAACAGGTCTCGCAAGTACTGCTCCACTACCTGCACGAACAAGGCGGCAGTGGCTGCCTATCGCGCGCGCCAGGCCGAATCGGCCTAG
- a CDS encoding class I SAM-dependent methyltransferase — protein sequence MGGHGTSFGEAAQSYSEGRPSYPAEAVAWMLGTAPLTVLDLGAGTGKLTVQVAAQGHRPVAVDPDAAMLAVLNEALPDIDARVGTAEEIPLPDASVDAVVLGQAWHWVDVEQASREVARVLRPGGILALVWNIRDESVPWVAELTEAMHSSAAEQLIVAGGPTVGPPFTTLESRRFEWAASHTRDSLVAMVHSRSYYIAANEDERASIDAKVDAVLARAPGLAQTGVMDLPYVTHAYQSRLPESTPSGPLR from the coding sequence ATGGGCGGTCACGGCACCAGTTTTGGTGAGGCGGCACAGTCCTACAGCGAGGGCCGTCCCAGTTACCCTGCAGAAGCCGTCGCGTGGATGCTCGGCACCGCGCCGCTCACCGTGCTCGACCTCGGGGCAGGCACAGGGAAGCTAACCGTCCAGGTCGCGGCTCAAGGACACCGGCCCGTCGCGGTCGATCCCGATGCGGCCATGTTGGCGGTGCTCAATGAGGCGTTACCCGACATCGACGCTCGAGTCGGCACTGCGGAAGAGATTCCCCTTCCCGATGCCAGCGTCGACGCGGTGGTGCTGGGGCAGGCGTGGCACTGGGTCGACGTCGAGCAGGCTTCGCGCGAGGTGGCGCGCGTGCTCCGTCCAGGCGGAATCTTGGCCTTGGTGTGGAACATTCGCGACGAGTCGGTTCCGTGGGTTGCCGAGCTCACCGAGGCGATGCACTCGTCGGCGGCCGAACAACTCATCGTCGCTGGAGGCCCGACTGTCGGCCCACCCTTCACGACGCTCGAGTCGCGTCGCTTCGAGTGGGCGGCCTCGCACACGCGAGACTCACTCGTTGCGATGGTGCACTCGCGCAGTTACTACATCGCGGCGAACGAAGACGAGCGGGCGTCGATCGATGCCAAGGTCGATGCGGTGCTCGCGCGTGCGCCGGGTCTCGCACAGACAGGCGTGATGGACCTTCCCTACGTCACGCATGCGTACCAGAGTCGCTTGCCTGAGAGCACTCCGAGCGGTCCCCTCAGGTAG